The Cryptomeria japonica chromosome 2, Sugi_1.0, whole genome shotgun sequence region GGACAAGATTTCCTGCCCATCTTGTGCTGCTTACCATTTCATACAGATCAGATTGATATTTAGAATCAATTCTACTGCCTTCAAACATGGCCTCAATGCATTCCAACAACTCCACAACTTCTGGCATACTTGGTCGGTCTTTAGGCGAATCGTTTGAGCACAACAAGGCTACTCGAATCAGTTGAGTAAGACAAGTGCATGTAGAATCTGTAATACCTCCACTGCACAACAGCAAGCTACAATCAACCACCTCTGAAATCCTATCAGGGAAAGCCATACTAACCCACATGCGCAAGCTGAGTCCATCAACAAACATCTGGTGGGTTGGCCTCTTTCTTGTTAGCATCTCTAACAACAGAATTCCATAACTGTAAACATCTCCCTTCGCTGAAATCCTTGCACCAACTCCATACTCTGCATAAAACCCATGTCACTTTCGACCAATTAAAACAGTAATAATGAAATTGAAGCAAAAGGGTAAGTCATAGAAAAGAAGTGTTTACCAGGGGCAATGTAGCCTAGAGCACCTTTCAGTGTTGCTGATGCTGAAAATGAATCCATAGAATTTTCAGATAGTATATGGGCGTTTCCAAAATCAGCTATATGTGCTGTCATATAGAAGTCCAGAAGTATATTGTTGGGCTTCAAATCACAGTGAACAGCTTGAATTGAACAATCATGATGGAGATATGCCAAACCACGGGCAACATCCATGGCTACATGTAATCGTGTCTGTAAATCCATTTTACAGACACCCCCAATATTACATTTGCCAGCATCACAATGCAAATGCCTTTCCAGGCTTCCATTAGACATGTACTCAAAAACCAAACCTTTGAAGTCAAGATTAGAGCATGAAGTTATGACTTTTATTATATTTCGGTGTCTGGCTTTACTGAGCACTTGGCATTCAATGTTGAAACTTTTATGAGCTGCTTCATCCTCCAAATTGAGAGCCTTAACAGCTATCAATGTTCCATTATCCAGAACTCCTTTAT contains the following coding sequences:
- the LOC131859308 gene encoding probable LRR receptor-like serine/threonine-protein kinase At3g47570; amino-acid sequence: MSNGSLERHLHCDAGKCNIGGVCKMDLQTRLHVAMDVARGLAYLHHDCSIQAVHCDLKPNNILLDFYMTAHIADFGNAHILSENSMDSFSASATLKGALGYIAPEYGVGARISAKGDVYSYGILLLEMLTRKRPTHQMFVDGLSLRMWVSMAFPDRISEVVDCSLLLCSGGITDSTCTCLTQLIRVALLCSNDSPKDRPSMPEVVELLECIEAMFEGSRIDSKYQSDLYEMVSSTRWAGNLVQVGKGQSTSTLQSSS